Proteins encoded in a region of the Halothiobacillus diazotrophicus genome:
- a CDS encoding tRNA 2-thiocytidine biosynthesis TtcA family protein: MNTPITPPSEEAARPPHALWATPGKKLQRIVARTLIEFSMIQPNDRILIGLSGGKDSLSLIHALRHVQRRAPIPFELAAITIDPMTPGFDPSPLRGYLADLGLPYFVEREDIVGLATEHMRGDSYCAFCARMKRGLLYKAARREGYNVLALAQHLDDLAESFLMSAFHGGKLNTMKAHYRNDAGDLRIIRPFVRVRERALIDFARTNGLPVIKDNCPACFAKPTQREHFKQLLAAEERLNPQLFRSLESTLAPLMREGFDTCLTAPPETPSP; this comes from the coding sequence ATGAACACCCCCATCACCCCCCCCTCGGAAGAAGCCGCAAGACCGCCGCACGCCCTCTGGGCGACACCCGGCAAGAAACTGCAGCGCATCGTCGCCAGAACATTGATCGAGTTCTCGATGATCCAGCCGAACGACCGGATTCTGATCGGACTGTCCGGCGGCAAGGATTCCCTTTCCCTGATCCATGCCCTGAGACACGTCCAGCGGCGGGCGCCGATTCCTTTCGAACTCGCCGCCATCACCATCGACCCGATGACGCCGGGCTTCGATCCCAGTCCGTTGCGCGGCTACCTCGCCGACCTGGGCCTGCCCTACTTCGTCGAGCGGGAAGATATCGTCGGCCTGGCCACCGAACACATGCGCGGCGATTCCTACTGCGCCTTCTGCGCGCGCATGAAACGCGGCCTCCTGTACAAGGCCGCCCGACGCGAGGGCTACAACGTCCTGGCGCTGGCACAGCACCTCGACGATCTGGCGGAAAGCTTTCTCATGAGCGCCTTTCATGGCGGCAAGCTCAACACCATGAAGGCCCATTACCGCAACGATGCGGGCGACTTGCGCATCATCCGCCCGTTTGTTCGCGTGCGCGAACGGGCGCTGATCGATTTTGCCCGGACGAACGGGTTGCCGGTCATCAAGGACAACTGTCCCGCCTGCTTCGCCAAGCCAACGCAACGCGAGCACTTCAAGCAACTGCTGGCCGCCGAAGAACGACTCAATCCCCAGTTGTTCCGTTCGCTCGAATCCACCCTCGCCCCACTGATGCGCGAAGGCTTCGATACCTGCCTGACCGCCCCTCCCGAGACACCGAGTCCGTGA
- the pip gene encoding prolyl aminopeptidase → MRQLYPAIEPLLQHSIPVQAPHVLHVEECGRLHGIPVVFLHGGPGAGCTPTHRRFFDPDRYRIILVDQRGAGRSTPHASLENNTTQDLIADLELVRAHLGIERWLVFGGSWGSTLALAYAATHPERVLGMILRGIFLCRDEDVAWFYQSGADRIFPDYWADYLAPIPENERGDLVLAYRRRLVGADELARMQAAKAWSTWEGRTATLRTDPATVDFFADPHHALAIARIENHYFFHGSFLRDNPLLAQADRFAHLEGEIIHGRYDVVCPIKQAFDLAAVWPKARLTVVGDAGHAVSEPGITDALIRATDRFAEQLGGHANGRG, encoded by the coding sequence ATGCGCCAGTTGTACCCTGCTATCGAACCCTTGCTGCAGCACAGCATTCCCGTCCAGGCGCCTCACGTCCTGCATGTGGAGGAGTGCGGGCGTCTGCACGGGATACCGGTCGTGTTTCTGCATGGCGGGCCAGGAGCCGGCTGCACGCCGACGCATCGTCGCTTCTTCGATCCCGACCGCTACCGGATCATCCTCGTCGATCAGCGCGGTGCGGGGCGCTCCACACCGCATGCGAGCCTCGAGAACAACACGACCCAGGATCTGATCGCCGATCTTGAGTTGGTGCGGGCGCATCTTGGGATCGAGCGCTGGCTGGTGTTCGGGGGGTCCTGGGGTTCCACGTTGGCGCTTGCCTACGCCGCCACGCACCCGGAACGGGTTTTGGGGATGATTCTGCGGGGCATCTTCCTGTGTCGGGACGAGGACGTCGCCTGGTTCTACCAGTCCGGCGCCGACCGAATCTTCCCGGACTACTGGGCAGACTATCTGGCGCCCATTCCGGAGAACGAGCGGGGCGATCTCGTTCTCGCCTATCGTCGACGGCTCGTGGGGGCCGACGAGCTGGCGCGCATGCAGGCGGCCAAGGCCTGGTCGACCTGGGAGGGCCGAACCGCGACCCTGCGCACCGATCCGGCCACCGTGGATTTCTTTGCCGACCCGCATCACGCGCTGGCGATCGCACGGATCGAGAATCACTATTTCTTTCATGGCTCTTTTCTGCGGGACAATCCCCTGCTGGCGCAGGCGGATCGGTTTGCGCATCTCGAGGGCGAGATCATCCACGGTCGCTATGATGTGGTCTGCCCGATCAAGCAGGCGTTCGATCTGGCTGCCGTCTGGCCGAAGGCGCGTTTGACCGTGGTGGGAGATGCGGGCCATGCGGTGAGTGAGCCGGGCATTACCGATGCGTTGATCCGGGCGACGGATCGCTTTGCGGAGCAGTTGGGCGGGCATGCGAATGGTCGAGGCTAG
- the soxZ gene encoding thiosulfate oxidation carrier complex protein SoxZ encodes MSTIKMRISAAGDVLDVKSLIEHPMETGRLKDKATGKIIPANYIQTLTVSVNDKPAVEANLSVAVSKNPYINVKVPGKKGDKVTIAWASNIGKSDSETATA; translated from the coding sequence ATGTCAACAATCAAAATGCGTATTAGCGCCGCTGGCGACGTTCTGGACGTTAAGAGCCTGATCGAGCACCCGATGGAAACCGGCCGTCTGAAGGACAAGGCTACTGGCAAGATCATTCCTGCCAACTACATTCAGACCCTGACCGTATCCGTCAACGACAAGCCGGCTGTTGAAGCCAACCTGTCCGTTGCCGTCTCCAAGAACCCGTACATCAACGTTAAGGTACCTGGCAAGAAGGGTGACAAGGTCACCATCGCTTGGGCATCCAACATCGGCAAGAGCGACTCTGAAACCGCTACTGCCTAA
- the soxY gene encoding thiosulfate oxidation carrier protein SoxY: protein MQSNRRVFLKGSMAASAVGLAVGAGLLTPRAVLAATWPQKAYDTKGFEESLQDLYGVSGVAASKDITVKAPDIAENGAVVPVTIESSIAGTDNLAVLVKGNPTPLVCNFKFDGAQPFMSTRIRMGKTDDVIGVAHAGGKLYSASKQVKVTIGGCGG from the coding sequence ATGCAATCTAATCGTCGTGTATTTTTGAAGGGCAGCATGGCTGCCAGTGCTGTTGGTCTGGCCGTTGGCGCCGGCCTGCTGACCCCGCGTGCCGTTCTGGCCGCCACCTGGCCGCAGAAGGCCTATGACACCAAGGGCTTCGAAGAGTCTCTGCAAGACCTGTACGGTGTTTCCGGCGTTGCCGCTTCCAAGGACATCACCGTCAAGGCTCCGGACATCGCTGAAAACGGCGCCGTTGTTCCGGTCACCATCGAATCTTCTATCGCTGGCACCGACAACCTGGCCGTGCTGGTAAAAGGCAACCCGACTCCGTTGGTTTGCAACTTCAAGTTCGATGGCGCCCAGCCTTTCATGTCTACCCGTATCCGTATGGGCAAGACCGATGACGTTATCGGCGTTGCACACGCTGGCGGCAAGCTGTACTCAGCTTCCAAGCAAGTCAAGGTCACCATCGGTGGTTGCGGCGGCTAA